A segment of the Panacibacter ginsenosidivorans genome:
ATGGAATCCCGAACAGAAAAAATTTTATTATTCAGACGTTCCCTGAAGGTTTTTTCATAATAAAAAAACATCAAATGGAACAAAAAGAATTAACACTTCAAATCATTAATGTCAAGGCTGCGGGAATAGATGTTGGTTCAAGAAGCCATATGGTAGCCATCGACCAGGATAAGGAGAATGTACGTGAGTTTGGGGTGTACACGAAAGATCATCTGCAAATGATTGAGTACTTGCATGCACATGGTATTACTACTGTAGCAATGGAAAGTACCGGAACTTATTGGCAAACACTTTTCGATGCGTTACAAGCTGAAGGCTTTGAAGTATTGCTGGTTGGCGGTAATCAAACAAAAAACGTTAAGGGTCGTAAGACTGATGTTATTGATTGTATGTGGATACAAAAATTACATTCTTTAGGTCTGTTATCAGGAAGTTTTCTTTTAAGCAATGTTTTACAAGAACTGCGTACATACTATTATCATCGTCAACATTTGATAGAACAGGCAGCCTTATATATTCATAAAATTCAGAAGGCTCTGAGGCTTATGAATATTAGGTTGGATATTGCTATCAGGGATGTTGCAGGAAAATCTGGCTTGAACATTATTGAAGCCATATTGGCGGGCAATAGGGATCCCGAATATCTTGCATCTTTGGTTGACGTAAGAGTTAAAAAGTCAAAAGAAGAAATTGCTGATTCATTAAGAGGCTGGTGGCGCGATGAATTGCTATATGAACTAAAAGCAGCGCTGGAGTTTTATAAGCTTTATGAAAAAGCACTCGTTGATTGTGATAAAACAATAGAACAGGTACTAATAAAACATCTTCCACAACACACGGTTCGCAGTCAGGAAAAAAAAGAATTTAAGGTAACCAATAAAAAAAATAGAAAACACGCTCCTGCATTTAATGTTTCAAAAATTGCATATCAATATTTTGGTACAGATTTATTTGCTATACAGGGAATTAGTCACACTACTGTTCTTTGCTTGCTGACAAACATGGGTCATGATATTCATAAATTTTCATCTGCAAAGAGTTTTGCGGCTTGGCTAAGATTAGTACCTAATAACAAAGTAAGTGGTGGCAAAATTATTGGCAATAGCACTACGAAAGGGAGAAACTACATTGCTGTAGCATTAAGGCAGGCAGCTAACTCTATTGGCAACCAGAAAGATCACGACTTAACACCCTTCTTCAAAAGAGTTGCCTTCAGAA
Coding sequences within it:
- a CDS encoding IS110 family transposase; this encodes MEQKELTLQIINVKAAGIDVGSRSHMVAIDQDKENVREFGVYTKDHLQMIEYLHAHGITTVAMESTGTYWQTLFDALQAEGFEVLLVGGNQTKNVKGRKTDVIDCMWIQKLHSLGLLSGSFLLSNVLQELRTYYYHRQHLIEQAALYIHKIQKALRLMNIRLDIAIRDVAGKSGLNIIEAILAGNRDPEYLASLVDVRVKKSKEEIADSLRGWWRDELLYELKAALEFYKLYEKALVDCDKTIEQVLIKHLPQHTVRSQEKKEFKVTNKKNRKHAPAFNVSKIAYQYFGTDLFAIQGISHTTVLCLLTNMGHDIHKFSSAKSFAAWLRLVPNNKVSGGKIIGNSTTKGRNYIAVALRQAANSIGNQKDHDLTPFFKRVAFRKGRVAAITATARKLAIIIWNMITKLQPYKKNEIIMNNEKHKINHLKQIERKIGALHLNGNELKRLFERTSLLVN